A single region of the Oligoflexus sp. genome encodes:
- a CDS encoding NADP-dependent isocitrate dehydrogenase yields MKVKVKNPIVELDGDEMTRIIWARIKEKLVLPFLDLDIKYYDLGIEYRDKTEDKVTLDAAAAIKEYDVGIKCATITPDEERVKEFNLKKMWKSPNGTIRNYLGGTVFREPIICKNIPRLVPNWKRPIVVGRHAHADQYKCVDIDVPKAGKVKLVYEPADGSPAQSWEIHDFKSAGISLGMYNTDESIEGFARSCFQYGLQKNYPVYLSTKNTILKVYDGHFKDIFARIFETEFKSKFEAAKLTYEHRLIDDMVAQVLKWDGGIVWACKNYDGDVQSDTVAQGFGSLGLMTSVLMCPNGRTIETEAAHGTVTRHYREHQKGRPTSTNPIASIFAWTQGLAHRGRLDNTPDVVRWAETLEKICVSTIEGGAMTKDLAVCIHGNKVPEGSYLYTDDFLDKIAENFRKAWK; encoded by the coding sequence ATGAAGGTAAAGGTCAAAAATCCGATTGTGGAGCTTGATGGCGATGAAATGACCCGGATCATCTGGGCTCGTATCAAGGAAAAGCTGGTTCTCCCCTTCCTCGACCTCGACATTAAATACTACGATCTGGGTATCGAATACCGCGACAAGACAGAAGACAAAGTGACTCTGGACGCGGCCGCTGCCATCAAAGAATACGATGTGGGCATCAAGTGTGCGACCATCACCCCCGATGAAGAGCGGGTCAAGGAATTCAACCTGAAGAAGATGTGGAAGAGCCCCAATGGCACGATCCGCAACTATTTGGGCGGCACTGTCTTCCGTGAGCCAATTATCTGTAAAAATATTCCCCGACTCGTTCCCAACTGGAAACGTCCGATCGTCGTAGGCCGTCACGCTCACGCAGATCAATACAAATGTGTGGATATCGATGTGCCCAAGGCCGGCAAAGTGAAGCTGGTTTACGAGCCTGCCGACGGTTCGCCCGCTCAGTCCTGGGAAATCCATGACTTCAAGAGCGCCGGTATTAGCCTTGGCATGTACAACACTGACGAGTCGATCGAAGGTTTTGCGCGCAGCTGCTTCCAGTACGGCCTGCAGAAGAATTATCCTGTCTATCTGTCGACCAAGAACACGATCCTCAAGGTCTACGACGGACACTTCAAGGACATCTTCGCCCGTATTTTCGAGACTGAATTCAAAAGCAAGTTCGAAGCCGCGAAGCTCACCTATGAACATCGTCTGATCGACGACATGGTGGCTCAGGTTCTGAAGTGGGACGGCGGTATCGTCTGGGCCTGTAAGAACTACGATGGAGACGTTCAGTCGGACACCGTGGCTCAGGGCTTTGGTTCGCTCGGCCTGATGACTTCGGTTCTGATGTGCCCGAACGGCCGCACAATCGAAACAGAAGCCGCGCACGGAACTGTAACCCGTCACTACCGCGAGCATCAGAAAGGTCGCCCGACCAGCACCAACCCGATCGCCAGCATCTTTGCCTGGACCCAGGGTCTGGCGCACCGCGGTCGTCTCGACAATACTCCTGACGTCGTGCGTTGGGCTGAAACTTTGGAAAAAATCTGCGTGTCGACCATCGAAGGCGGCGCCATGACCAAGGACCTTGCTGTCTGTATTCACGGCAACAAGGTTCCCGAAGGCAGCTATCTTTATACCGACGATTTCCTCGACAAAATCGCTGAAAACTTCCGCAAAGCCTGGAAATAA
- a CDS encoding ExbD/TolR family protein has product MASAGGDSGDSMSLNVMPMLDIFSILVTFLLMSYSTDPTNHDIDQNLELPDSVTLVSMDEVPSIIVNKNEILVNTKKVITLQNGKIPQADIQQGAAYPVYQELVEIQKVNKAAAEQLRGNQDGEKKAKPGEITIEMDKKHDFELLRRLMLAGQQAEFITFKLLVAKENI; this is encoded by the coding sequence ATGGCATCAGCCGGTGGAGATAGCGGCGACAGTATGTCGCTCAACGTTATGCCCATGCTCGATATTTTTAGTATCCTCGTAACCTTCCTTCTGATGAGTTACTCGACGGATCCTACGAACCACGACATCGACCAGAACCTGGAACTGCCGGACTCGGTCACGCTCGTGAGCATGGACGAGGTTCCCAGTATCATTGTGAATAAGAACGAAATCCTGGTGAATACCAAGAAAGTGATCACCCTGCAGAACGGCAAGATTCCGCAAGCCGACATCCAGCAGGGTGCCGCCTATCCCGTTTATCAGGAGCTGGTCGAAATCCAGAAGGTGAACAAGGCGGCTGCCGAGCAGCTGCGCGGGAACCAGGATGGCGAGAAGAAAGCCAAGCCGGGCGAGATAACGATCGAGATGGACAAGAAACACGATTTCGAACTGCTCCGTCGTCTCATGCTCGCAGGACAGCAGGCCGAATTCATTACCTTCAAGCTGCTTGTGGCCAAAGAGAACATCTGA
- a CDS encoding outer membrane beta-barrel domain-containing protein — translation MLSKWGKAMAFAASLVSAVPLAGADESERFKDVEIRVIRPRYFTKAGRLEIGAALNTIMNESFIYTFLGTGLLTYHFNETLAIEGTFAYGLSIDREDKRILFDEFDIKTQIFRTSFMSEVAVQYTPIYGKWQLPSGKLVYFDTYLQAGVGTTGVEWRYNDFCEPPDKKLDPTAEDIPKNTTKSYPTFMAGVGQRYFVSRKMAYKWDLRANRFNYTILDGECSPIKAKTQQGLTGTAPHDTITLLIGVSYYL, via the coding sequence ATGCTGAGCAAGTGGGGAAAAGCAATGGCCTTCGCGGCCAGTCTGGTAAGCGCCGTACCGCTCGCAGGTGCTGACGAGTCCGAGCGTTTTAAGGACGTGGAAATCCGGGTGATCCGTCCCCGCTATTTCACCAAAGCCGGTCGCCTGGAAATCGGGGCGGCTCTGAACACGATCATGAATGAGAGCTTCATCTATACGTTTTTGGGCACGGGCCTTCTTACGTATCATTTCAACGAGACCTTGGCGATCGAAGGAACCTTTGCCTATGGTCTGAGCATCGATCGCGAAGACAAGCGCATCCTCTTCGACGAATTCGACATCAAAACGCAGATCTTCCGCACGTCCTTCATGAGTGAGGTCGCGGTGCAGTATACGCCTATTTACGGCAAATGGCAGCTGCCTTCCGGGAAGCTGGTCTACTTCGATACCTATCTGCAGGCGGGGGTGGGGACGACCGGAGTCGAGTGGCGCTATAACGATTTCTGCGAGCCGCCCGATAAGAAACTCGACCCGACGGCCGAGGACATTCCCAAGAACACGACCAAGTCCTATCCCACATTCATGGCGGGCGTAGGACAGCGTTATTTTGTGTCGCGGAAAATGGCTTACAAATGGGATCTGCGAGCCAATCGTTTCAATTACACGATCCTGGACGGCGAATGCAGTCCGATCAAGGCTAAAACCCAGCAGGGACTCACGGGTACGGCGCCGCACGACACGATTACTCTGCTGATTGGGGTTTCGTATTACCTTTAG
- a CDS encoding MotA/TolQ/ExbB proton channel family protein: protein MEAIHLYFQHGGYEVMFSILATLVISLGLVIERAYRLWMEYDLINSDGFMAMVQKMVMNNSIENAIRLCKKARPKLLPYVLAEGLKRSNDSTQEINNAIDYAVLTVVPKVQKAVSFLATTANVATLLGLLGTIFGLMRSFAAVAKATGAQKQTLLAEGISEALNATSFGLSVALFCLFAYGVLTAKQKTVIDDINKNASKLNDLLYTRKMKLKGAKKA from the coding sequence ATGGAGGCTATTCATCTCTACTTCCAGCACGGTGGCTACGAAGTCATGTTCTCGATCCTGGCGACCCTGGTGATCTCCCTGGGCCTTGTGATCGAACGCGCGTACCGCCTGTGGATGGAATACGATCTGATCAACAGCGATGGCTTCATGGCCATGGTGCAGAAGATGGTGATGAACAACTCCATCGAGAACGCCATCCGCCTCTGCAAGAAAGCCCGTCCCAAACTTCTGCCCTACGTGCTGGCCGAAGGTCTGAAGCGTTCGAATGATTCCACCCAGGAAATCAACAACGCGATCGACTACGCGGTCCTCACCGTGGTTCCCAAGGTGCAGAAGGCCGTGTCGTTCCTCGCAACGACCGCTAACGTCGCCACGCTGCTCGGACTGCTCGGTACCATCTTCGGTCTGATGCGCTCCTTCGCGGCGGTTGCGAAAGCCACGGGTGCTCAAAAGCAAACCCTGCTTGCGGAAGGTATCTCGGAAGCGCTTAACGCGACCTCCTTTGGTCTCTCGGTCGCTCTGTTCTGTCTCTTCGCATACGGTGTGCTGACCGCCAAGCAGAAGACCGTGATCGACGACATCAACAAGAACGCTTCCAAACTGAACGATTTGCTCTATACCAGGAAGATGAAACTCAAAGGCGCGAAAAAAGCCTAA
- a CDS encoding WD40 repeat domain-containing protein: VRKRLLVWKPDNGLEIYDPLLKPENAFTVKVNDDEADKTVLSFVNGHALIRKDGSWYFLNTLKESETVLAAVDKDGMQAAISVSGKWLTYRNGEGLVLMDLSTGALRQKDWPFPVDEVRFARGSDLLCIKAAQTLRCGQPQDILDDKYVLDSKDAQGKFAMDWSGQLIGVQGTRQIYELDRKNGTFYLYPFLKKVLDLYYNNNGLRVYSPEGTEYVTSLPREPSEPKPFNPDFVPKRVEFWADHENIFYNASDYSVGKFNVVFRNRDASFKGYGTVLDPKKITLSSLILLPSRNHFVAITADQQAEIYPIDGSLLAKFSRECTYVSPSGDSCVYEAQGKTYFAGLDDRRRFAFKKPIEIPDYYPAEMLFWHPTNPLRFAGFDQNRLLIWDFSRGKADLTFQAEAPGSLYQANWVTERWIAASGENNYLAIWDVESQEKVFESSGQYDYVSQFESPVDFAPIPGVIATVGKDENGTPVLELWKKGMKEAYARHVFTDPDMEWAQILRFDKRSNLLLIAFHHGYVYLIKNVKEPLKSDNITLLQSHEDIIMSMDFKDDGRTAYSISADGSIVEHDLFGKYYSRQILKAKASNTGGWLADDEQYWMHYPDRTLSFFDKAGKQLETAENLVDVSLNASRIAIGGVRQKNVIIDWKRFDVWQQLCEWSPSLLEAAPDDAEHWKVCK; encoded by the coding sequence GTGAGGAAAAGACTCTTGGTCTGGAAACCAGACAATGGTCTCGAAATCTACGATCCCCTGTTAAAACCGGAGAATGCATTTACAGTCAAAGTCAACGACGACGAAGCAGACAAAACTGTGCTCAGCTTTGTCAACGGGCATGCCCTGATCAGAAAGGATGGCAGCTGGTATTTTCTTAATACCCTTAAAGAAAGCGAAACGGTCCTGGCAGCTGTGGACAAGGACGGCATGCAGGCTGCAATCAGCGTTTCGGGCAAATGGTTGACCTATCGCAACGGGGAGGGGCTGGTTCTTATGGATCTCTCCACAGGTGCGCTTAGGCAAAAGGACTGGCCTTTCCCTGTCGACGAAGTCCGTTTTGCTCGGGGCTCCGATCTTCTTTGTATCAAAGCAGCGCAAACCCTTCGCTGTGGGCAGCCCCAGGATATCCTCGACGATAAGTATGTCCTCGATTCAAAAGACGCTCAGGGCAAGTTTGCAATGGACTGGTCCGGTCAGTTGATCGGTGTTCAGGGTACACGGCAGATCTATGAACTCGATAGGAAGAATGGGACCTTCTACCTTTATCCGTTCTTAAAAAAGGTTCTGGACCTTTACTACAATAATAATGGCCTTCGAGTCTATAGTCCCGAGGGTACAGAATACGTGACCAGCTTGCCTCGTGAACCTTCGGAGCCCAAACCCTTCAATCCTGATTTCGTGCCCAAGCGCGTGGAGTTTTGGGCGGATCATGAGAATATTTTTTATAACGCCAGCGATTATAGCGTCGGCAAGTTCAATGTGGTCTTTCGGAATCGCGATGCCTCCTTCAAAGGCTATGGCACCGTGCTTGATCCCAAGAAAATCACTCTCTCGAGTTTGATCCTCCTTCCGAGTCGCAATCATTTCGTCGCGATCACGGCCGATCAGCAGGCGGAAATCTATCCTATCGACGGATCTTTGCTGGCTAAATTTAGCAGGGAATGTACCTATGTGTCCCCATCGGGGGATAGCTGTGTTTACGAAGCACAAGGTAAGACCTATTTTGCGGGCCTGGACGACAGAAGGCGCTTCGCCTTCAAAAAGCCCATAGAAATTCCTGATTACTATCCCGCTGAAATGCTTTTCTGGCATCCGACAAATCCTCTGCGCTTCGCGGGCTTTGATCAGAACAGGCTCTTGATCTGGGACTTTTCACGTGGAAAAGCGGATTTGACGTTTCAGGCTGAAGCACCAGGAAGTCTTTATCAGGCCAACTGGGTGACCGAACGATGGATCGCGGCTTCCGGCGAAAATAACTACCTTGCCATATGGGATGTGGAGTCCCAGGAAAAGGTTTTTGAAAGCTCGGGCCAATATGATTACGTGTCGCAGTTCGAGTCGCCTGTGGATTTCGCCCCGATTCCTGGCGTGATCGCGACTGTAGGCAAGGATGAAAACGGAACGCCGGTTCTGGAACTTTGGAAAAAGGGCATGAAAGAGGCCTACGCCCGGCATGTTTTTACGGATCCTGATATGGAATGGGCTCAGATCCTGCGATTTGACAAAAGGTCAAACCTGCTGCTTATAGCCTTTCATCATGGCTATGTTTACCTTATTAAAAATGTGAAAGAGCCGCTCAAGTCTGATAATATTACTCTCCTCCAGTCCCATGAAGATATAATCATGAGCATGGATTTTAAAGATGATGGGCGAACGGCTTATAGCATCTCGGCCGACGGTTCGATTGTGGAGCACGATCTTTTCGGGAAGTACTATTCTCGACAAATTTTGAAGGCGAAGGCCAGCAATACGGGAGGCTGGCTTGCGGATGATGAGCAGTATTGGATGCACTATCCGGATCGGACTCTCAGCTTCTTCGATAAGGCCGGGAAACAGCTTGAAACGGCCGAGAATCTCGTGGATGTCAGTCTCAATGCTTCACGAATTGCCATAGGCGGCGTGCGGCAGAAGAACGTTATCATTGATTGGAAGCGCTTCGATGTCTGGCAGCAGTTGTGCGAATGGTCTCCGTCGCTCCTGGAGGCTGCTCCTGACGATGCCGAGCATTGGAAGGTGTGCAAATAG
- a CDS encoding ExbD/TolR family protein, translated as MSGKKHKRRSSSMGPESPELNIMPFIDIFSMLNTFLLVSAAFIGLGILEVQVPFLSNSSEVKEPPSRSFNVRVDVADAEIKVTSEWTEQPFEKSVKTFKVDDADIELFHQEMIALRTKVPDNDKVTVFSDDSVKYEIVIKAIDAIKTMKEKEPALALPNAEELRKQGRDRFLFEKVVIGSVIL; from the coding sequence GTGAGCGGTAAGAAACACAAACGTCGCAGCTCCAGCATGGGACCGGAGTCCCCTGAGCTGAACATCATGCCCTTCATCGACATTTTCTCGATGCTGAACACCTTCCTCCTGGTGTCAGCCGCGTTTATCGGTCTGGGCATTTTGGAGGTTCAGGTGCCGTTCCTGTCCAATTCCTCGGAAGTCAAGGAACCGCCTTCGCGGTCCTTCAACGTTCGGGTGGATGTCGCGGATGCCGAAATCAAGGTCACTTCCGAATGGACCGAACAGCCCTTCGAGAAGAGCGTGAAGACCTTCAAGGTCGATGACGCCGATATCGAGCTGTTCCATCAGGAGATGATCGCCCTCAGGACCAAGGTGCCCGACAATGACAAGGTCACCGTTTTTTCGGATGACTCGGTCAAGTATGAAATAGTGATCAAGGCGATTGATGCGATCAAGACTATGAAGGAAAAAGAGCCTGCGCTCGCCCTTCCCAATGCGGAAGAGCTGCGGAAGCAGGGCCGCGATAGGTTCCTTTTCGAAAAAGTCGTCATTGGTAGCGTGATTCTGTAA